In the Bacillus sp. FJAT-42376 genome, GGCAATTTTTAAAAGCAAAGCAAGAAAAGGTGAATGATATGAAAGTTCTTATTGTAGATGACTCTGCATTTATGAGGAAAATGATCACTGATTTTCTCCATGGATTCAGAGGAATTGAAGTGGCAGGCACGGCTAAAAACGGCAGTGAGGCATTGGAGCAAATTAAGAAACTTTCGCCAGATGTCATAACGATGGATGTAGAAATGCCTGTAATGGATGGCATGGCCGCGTTAAAAAAAATTATGGAGAATGATCCCCGGCCCGTCATTATGCTTTCTTCCACTACACAAAAAGGAGCAGAGGAAACAATTACAGCCCTGGAAAATGGCGCAGTAGATTTTGTAGCCAAACCCTCGGGGGCTATATCTCTTGATTTATACAAAGTGAGAGATGAGTTAAGGGAAAAAGTCCTCCAAACAGCATTTGCTAAAATAATAGGTCCTGAGGATCGTGAAAAACATAAAGATTTCCCCCGTTCGCTTGAAAAATATAGTAAAATATGCACTGTGAGGGAAAAAAATCCTGTTTTTAACAGCGGAATTCGACATTTTCGTCCTGTTATCTGTATCGGTACCTCGACAGGCGGTCCAAGAGCCCTTCAAAGAGTATTGCCTATGCTTCCTTCAAAACTGGATGCGCCAGTATTTATCGTCCAGCATATGCCGCAAGGGTTCACGGCTTCACTTTCTGAAAGGCTCGACAAACTCTGCAAAATCCGTGTGAAGGAAGCGGCAGATGGCGAGCGGGCGGAGGCGGGCACCGCATACATAGCCCCGGGGGGTTCCCATCTGACTGTTATTCAAAAAGGGACAAGTCTGTATGTGAAAGTGGAACGATCAGCGATAAGAAATGGCCACCGGCCTTCTGTGGATGTTTTATTTGAATCAATCAGTCAAACAGAGGGATTTAGACATATCGCAGTCATCATGACAGGGATGGGGAGTGACGGAACAAAAGGCCTGTCGCTCTTAAAACAAAAAGGCAATACCTACTCCATTGCAGAGTCGGAGCAAACCTCCGTCGTTTTCGGAATGCCGAAAAGCGCTATAGGAGAAAAATTAGTGGATTCAATTGACCATGTAGACCATATAGCAGAAAAAATCATGCATTATATGCAATCGTAAGGGGCGAAACCGGATGGAAATGAGTCAATATTTAGAAATATTTATCGAGGAAAGCAAAGAGCATTTGCAGGCATGCAATGAAAAGCTACTGGAACTTGAAAAAAATCCCGATGATTTAGCT is a window encoding:
- a CDS encoding chemotaxis response regulator protein-glutamate methylesterase; this translates as MNDMKVLIVDDSAFMRKMITDFLHGFRGIEVAGTAKNGSEALEQIKKLSPDVITMDVEMPVMDGMAALKKIMENDPRPVIMLSSTTQKGAEETITALENGAVDFVAKPSGAISLDLYKVRDELREKVLQTAFAKIIGPEDREKHKDFPRSLEKYSKICTVREKNPVFNSGIRHFRPVICIGTSTGGPRALQRVLPMLPSKLDAPVFIVQHMPQGFTASLSERLDKLCKIRVKEAADGERAEAGTAYIAPGGSHLTVIQKGTSLYVKVERSAIRNGHRPSVDVLFESISQTEGFRHIAVIMTGMGSDGTKGLSLLKQKGNTYSIAESEQTSVVFGMPKSAIGEKLVDSIDHVDHIAEKIMHYMQS